The Tachysurus fulvidraco isolate hzauxx_2018 chromosome 10, HZAU_PFXX_2.0, whole genome shotgun sequence genome segment AGTAAGAAGTGCTGCTTTGTTAACTGAAATCGGGTCTTGAGTTCCCTGAATAGGACGGTGTACTTGTTGAGGGGTCACTGGGATTTTCCAAGTGAGAAATGGAAATTCACAAGTCGAATTTGCAGCATCTTTCCTCTCAATCAGGGTTTTAATTATTAGTATTCTAACACTGctgtctattattattagtttgaGGGTATATTTTTGATGGAGACTACACatctgtaagttgctctggataagtctGTGAACCAAATTAATGGTAAGTCATGTAAGATGTAAGTAAATGAAATATCACAAATAACCTTCACATAACTAATAGAATACCAGATTCATACCATCATCAAGAGTGATGTCCTGCAGCCCAATAGACTGGAAGGTGAGGTCCTTCTCCTTTTCCGGTTCCTGTTTAATGTTATGCCTCCTTCCATCCATGGAGTGGTTTAATGACGCTCCAGAGCTTATGGTTTCACTTGTACCAGCCAGAGAAGGGGATGCATTAGACTTTGGGTTTACAAGGACCTCTCTGTTCAAGTGTGAGGTAGAAGGCACTGTGGCAGAGGCAAGAACCTCTAGAGAGGACGAGGACTTCGGAAACACCCCCAGGTCTCCTGAATCTTGAGCAGATTGATAGTTATTGAGGCTATTTGGATCACACTGGGTTGTAAATGAGGTAGGGCTGGGATGGCCCTCATTATGCCTCTGACCAGAGACTTGATTCATGCTATGAACACTACCAGGAGTGTTTTGATACCCGATTCCTAGAACAGAGCTCACATTCTCAGACATAACAGATGATGACCTGCCTCCTTGCATTGAAACAGCATTACAGGGAAGATTGAGCTGTCCACTGTAAGACTGGCTTTGTTGAGGTCCCTGATATGGGGAGGgcttggcaaattgctgtgataCTGGGTGTAGTATTGGGTGAACTCCAGATGCATCATCTAAATGATGATGTTGACTGAGATATGGGGAACCCATAGGAGAGTAGCTGGAGGATGGAACACAAACTGGACCTGCGgagtagagccactgctccAAAGGGCTGAACTGCTCTGTATGACCCAAAGTTGTAGTATCTTCAATACTTTCATATTCCTGCTTTACTTGCACTGCTTAAAAAGACAAAGCCTTGTTAAAAGTGAGATAATGTAATCATAACTTCTATCCAAACAGccaatacagtttttttttaaaaataatcccTTCGTTTCCTGAACAGctcaatgctaaaaaaaaagaaaattctaaTTGATCTAgtcaacattaacattagcattatATTAACATTGCATTACATCTTTCTACAATACAGCACAACTTATCACAATCTTATGTACATATGTTTATTGTGCCTTTACCTGGGACATAAGTAAATCGTTGTACTAGACTCCTCTTTCTTTTCCCGTTGCTGACGTAAAACTGTACCTGCACGGACGACCCCAAGATCCTCTTATGATATGGAGGGATTTTTACCACAATGCTAGTCTATAAAGGcaaatgattatgattattcaatctgtacacacatatatctaataataaataataataattaattgaaTATACATTTGCacttctgtgaaaaaaaaaatctaataatatattttattaaaaaaaacaaaacaatacagcgAGAATCTTCAACAAATGTAGAGAAACGTACATCTCTACTCTTTTCATGAACTGTTTTTGCATCCACTTCCCACTGAGTTCTACCATCTGGAATGAACAATAAAACATCAGGTCTTTAGTAAAAGAAAGTCCTTTGGGTGAAAAGAAGTGCTTGAAAGAGATGGGAAAAGAACTGGTTGTAAGAACACTGCATctttttataaatcatttagcCTGGTAGCTCTGTCTTACCATGACCTTTTTCCAGGAAGATGACCTTTGACTCTGGGGTGATATTTGGGCCGTTGATAAGCAGCTCCTGGCCTCCCATCACAGAGTCACAGTTTGGGCTGAACTTCTCTATCTGTGGAAGCTCCTGGGCTGAGCGTTGGGCTGAAGAATAAACAATACCAGTGGAACGTGGGAAAAAGTTAACATACATGGATCCTAAATAAGTTCTATTATAGAAGTTATTATAAAAATCATaacatgtcaagtcaagtcaaaaagcttttattgtcatttcaaccatatatagctgttgcagtacagtAGCTgtccaggatcagggtgttacataaaacaaagacagggctaaggacttagtaagtaagtcagccacataaagtgcaactgtgcaacctggtgcaaacagtgcaggacaagacaaacaagatagacaagacagtgcagcacaaacACATGTGATCTGAATGATAGCTGGCACTACTGTcacagctgctgttatagaaaattaatccgCACCTTCTGATCAATTCATCAGCAGTGACATCATATTGTCTCCATGCTTTGCTGTGattaagtgtacagtatatactcacAGCACTCTATAGGGATGGAGGCCACTTGCAGAGAGAGCACTTTTCCGTTAGCCTGGGGAATGTGCACACGGAACACAGCTCGCACTCGTGTGTTCTTACGTCCAATGTCGGTTTCTCCCTTCCGCAATTCAATGTCAGAATTTCTTAGCTTCAGAATCCCAGCACAGTCAATACTGCAAAGGAAACACCAAATTCATTCCACGATTAAAATAATCACTTTAGAGAGCTTGACTGTGCagtctttttttgttaaatgtattatattatattaatatattattttatttataaatttattaacACCTAGTAactatttttttaatcccagattatttatttagaaaaaaaggcATGACTTAGTTTAGAACTTTCCAAAGCATGGTAAATGTAACTCATCAGTGTTTATGACCAGTACCTCGCAGACATGTTGTTTTCAGGAAGAAGTGGAATCTCTAAGATTTTGGTGCTGCTGATCACCATCTCCTGACTCAGAGTGGCCACAGTTTTTCCTGTTATCCTGTGCACCTGATAAAATACATGTGGTCTCACATGACGATCGTCGGCTGTCCCAATGAACATCTGGAGGCTGACTGGTTTCTCGTTGTAACCAAGCAGctgtcaacaaaaaaaaaaggggggggggggggattaaaaatacaaattccCAACTACTGCAGCTGAACTGAAAACATcattaactttttattattttggccaTGTATTGCAGGAAATGCCATTTGTGCCGAAGTCGTGCTGATAAAGATTTGCTGACTTGTTATGATAAAAGCAAATgactaaataaaatcaaatactAAGACAAATTGTTTCCTTGTGATTTAATGACTCATTATGCGGGTGCGGAGCATTTCTCAGCCATAGCTCAAAACAGGTCACGCTAAATAACATAAAGAGTAATATTACAAATGAATGTTAAGTGCACAGCTTAGTCATCATCTGTTCCACTGCTGGTAATGTCTTAGCATTAAATCTTAGGTAACCAATGTAAACAAACTTATCAACAAATACGACATTAACTTCGCCAGATGATGGTATGATCGATGGCTCGCCTGATAGTATTATCAAAAAGACTACAGGGCTCCAATAAAAGCTAAAAGATTTAAGAACTTGGATATATAAATTAACATATTACAGctgatacaaaaaaataaaaaagttgtttATACCGTAGCAAGGCAGCTAAAGATAAAAGACTGACGATGTCAGAAAAGACTTAAGCAAGATCAAACactcaaaatgaataaaacaatgtgGTTCATAACGGTCACAAAGAATTTAGAGCAGAACACAGTAAAACAAATAAGAGCTACTCCAATAAACCTCACTGTGTTATTGCTATTTATATTATCCACTAAAATTGATGAGCAATGCTCATCTCAAATTACAATAAGTTGAAGCACAGAACACAAATGTAGTATGACACGTTTTTACGCGTGTTTACATGCATTTTTACCAAATTCAGACTATCTGTTTAAAGCTGTGGCAATGGCAGCAGTGCTGAATCAGTgacctacagtatgtatgccgtgtcatatttacatatattttcatgtaTTTGCCTACAGTGTCTGGGACATTGTTTGATCTTGGCTAATAAAGATAACCTTAGTATGTAAGGTTAGTACCCTTAGTATGAGTTATCCAATGAGGAAGTAGCCATCTTATGCTCTTAGAAGAAGATATGAAACATTTCTCTTTCATGTCGCTATCAGTTTAGATCAGGCATGAAGTACTAAGCAAATCTATTTGGGATTAAAAGAAGTCATACCTTTACAACAGGGTGTCTTCCACATACTGTTTTAATGGCCCCTCGACTGCCCTCCGTCTCATAGTGGGCTCTATGGTGGGGTTTGGGTTGGACCTCCAACTTTAGCTCAAATTGCCCATACTGGCTGGGCAGTGAACAGTCCAGTGAGGGTAAAGATGTAGACCTGAGAAACATATACGCAGAAGTAGGCTGAGCCACAAAAAGGCATGCAGATGATGTGGTGAAAGTTAGAAAAAAAGTTGAACTATACAATTTCACCACACAATTCTGTAGACAACAAATCAGAAGAATCACTTAACATTCAAGCAGCATATTAAACAACACACaagtcatttttgttttaaagccagaaaataaaactaaaagaaagcagtgaacataacattaaaacagtcCTATACCTGAAcaaaggagtgtgtgtttgcttagGCTTTCCCCAAGTGAAAGGTGTAGGGACTGACAAGTAGTGTTCCACTATGTCTTCTTTCTTCAGGGTTGGCAGTGACACTTCTATATTTGAATCCAGTGAAGGGGACACAAGGTTATTCTCCTCAAGCCCTGAATCCCCATGTCCTGGCAGCAAGGCCATACAATCCTGACTGCTGTTTCCCTGAAAAGTCCGTCTGGTTTTAGAGGGAATGTCCATTTCAGGTGCACAGGCCTGAAAGTAGCCGGCCATCACGGCAGGACTTCCCAACCAAGTTTCATCGGTCACACTGCCTCGTGGGGAGTGAGATGGGCTCGGAGTGGGAGAGAGATGAGGCGAAGATGACCCTGGTATACCATCAGCGCTGGAATACGGGCGCTTCCCATACGGTGAAGTGGGACGAGAGGAGGGTTTTGAGGAGGATGATGACTGTGGCCGGGTGCTGAGCCAGGTGTCCTCGTTAACACTAGTGCGAGGTGACTGATAAGGTGAATGATGGGGTGACAGTGAATAAGAGTAAGGGCGTTGCTGCTGATGATAACGAGACCAGGGGTCCTCAGTGTAGGCACAGCCTGGAGAGCCAAATGGCGACACCATAGGAGATACCTGTGGAGATGCTTGGGGTGATGCAAGAGGAGAGGGCAGAGGTGAGCCCTGTGGTGACACCAGTGGCGATGTAAACCTGCAACCCGCTGCTGCTTCAGTAAGCTCAGCCTCTACATCATCATAAATATGGGAGAAAGACTCACACGAGGAGGCATCTGAGAGCCAGCTGCGGGACGACAAGCTACTGCAAGGACTTGGGCACAATGCCGAAGTGTCTCTATAGGATGCATCTAGAGGTAAATACAGCTGGTCCCTAGATGTTAGAGAACCAGAGGCTCCTTCTTGTTCCAAATGGACACCATGTTGCTGGGCACTCAAATCTTGTTGGCAGGTTGTTGGGATGGAGGTGATCTGTATGCTGGGGCAATCAAACACACGGCTTGGAGAATCCACAGGATTGGATCCAGAGCTAGAAGCAACATAGCTACTGGTAAGAGGGCCTTGGGAGTGTGATGTTTGGGTGACACACTGCAGCTCAGGATGCTGCTGGAAAACAGGCTGTTGAAGTGCAGAGAAGAGGAAGCAAGACGGGCCATTGTCTTCACCCACATCTACAGCAACAAGGAAGAAAGGGTGATAATTGTGCATTAGTGCAATGGTATAGTCTACTTATGAATTTTAATTAGAATGCTTTAGTGCAATATCTATGAATAAGTTttgaacataatatataatttaacaaatattgtttcattttatgtCCATTACAAAAAACAGAGCCTTCTTTTTAATGGATACTTAAATAAGATGGATACTTAAATCTATCATGAGAATCACTTATTAAGCCAATACACAAGTGAGCAAACTAAGTGCTGTCAACAGTGCAACAGCAGTTTACTATAAATaacaccattcacacacacacacacacacacacacacatacacacacacacaccaaacacatacacacacacaccaaacacagcaTGTAAGAAATGTCAGAGCACACTGATCAGCAGACAAATCAGATGTAGAGTGGGAAAACTTTAGTCAAGGAGAGCTAGCCAACGATGTTTGATGATTTCCTTGTTCTGACACCTATTTGAACACACAAGAGGTCGAAATCCCCAAATGTGCAGCCCTCCAGGACTGAGGGGGTACAAAAAGGGGCTCTGAAACAATACTCTCACAATGCTAGAAAAAGTGTAAGTAAATGTGTAAACTTGACTTTGCAACCTCACTCTGTCAGTTCTGCACTATGTGAAGCCACAGGAAAAGGTCAAACATAATCTCACTCtttttatattctctctctttattttatatatatatatatatatatatatatatatatatatatatatatatatatatatataaaatcccgataaatatatataaagagagagagaatataaaaagagtgagagtgtgaacGATTAGGTGACAAGTGATCACTCAGTTCTGGAAGCGttgaaagcaggaaaaatgcaAGGATCTGAGTGACAAGGAGCAAATTGAAATGGCTAGACAATTaagtcagagcatctccaaaataGCAGATCTTTTAGGATATCCCCAGTATGCAATGGATAGTATctaccaaaagtggtccaaaaaaacaaaaaccagcgACAGGGTTATGGGTGGGCACCGTATGGGTCACTGAGGAATATAGGAAGTGAAGGTGCAAATCCCACcgtagcacaaattgctgaaaataTGTATACTGGCAACAATAGAGAGATGTCAGAAAACTTGTGTATGGAGCCATAAAGCTGCAACCCATCAGAGTGCCCATGTTGACCCCTGTCCACTAACAAAAGCACTTACAATGACCAACCAcagagcaatggaagaaggCAGCCTGGTTTTATGAAACaactttgcttttacatcatgtggagGTCCAAGGGCATGTGTGTCATttacctggggaagagatggtaccaggatgcactatgggaagaaaACAAGCTGGCTGAAACTGTGATGCTCTATGCAATGCTCTGTTGATAATCCTGGCATTCATGAAGATGTTACTTTGGCATGTACCACCTACCTAACACTGTTGCTGACCAAGTACACCCCTTCATGACAACAGTATTCCCTAATGGCTGTGGCCaatttcagcaggataatgtgcCCTGACACACTGCGAAATTATGTCAAagttggcctccaaattcccaaTATCTTGTCCTGAAAAACAAACCTCTCAACTTACAGGATTAAAgaatctgctgctaacatcttggtgccaCATACCACACCACACCTTCAGAAGTCTTGGAGCTTTGGAGGCCAGAGCAGTGTTTTGGCACAGGCAGGAACTACACAATATTAGCAGGTGGTTTTACTGTTATGGCTAATGACAATGTACATGcagacatccatccatccagatagatatagatagatacatagtaGGCAGCAAGTgtgcatataaacacatacatatacatacacatacattatatatgtaaGACAAATGCCACTTATCCTGGGACACTGGATATGAGATAATAGTCTATCATGGGGCATcatgcacacagacattcacagataggggcaatttagagtaaCTGAATCGCTTGGGAAACTGGAGAACGTGGAggaaacctggaggaaaccgtACACTTGGAGATCATGTGAAACTCCAAAgagacagtaacccaagctcaggatcaaacaaattattattattgttgttgttgtcgctGTTGTTA includes the following:
- the nfatc3b gene encoding nuclear factor of activated T-cells, cytoplasmic 3 isoform X3, translated to MTAAKYGGEELDFRLTFGEDSQATAPGHTDVGEDNGPSCFLFSALQQPVFQQHPELQCVTQTSHSQGPLTSSYVASSSGSNPVDSPSRVFDCPSIQITSIPTTCQQDLSAQQHGVHLEQEGASGSLTSRDQLYLPLDASYRDTSALCPSPCSSLSSRSWLSDASSCESFSHIYDDVEAELTEAAAGCRFTSPLVSPQGSPLPSPLASPQASPQVSPMVSPFGSPGCAYTEDPWSRYHQQQRPYSYSLSPHHSPYQSPRTSVNEDTWLSTRPQSSSSSKPSSRPTSPYGKRPYSSADGIPGSSSPHLSPTPSPSHSPRGSVTDETWLGSPAVMAGYFQACAPEMDIPSKTRRTFQGNSSQDCMALLPGHGDSGLEENNLVSPSLDSNIEVSLPTLKKEDIVEHYLSVPTPFTWGKPKQTHTPLFRSTSLPSLDCSLPSQYGQFELKLEVQPKPHHRAHYETEGSRGAIKTVCGRHPVVKLLGYNEKPVSLQMFIGTADDRHVRPHVFYQVHRITGKTVATLSQEMVISSTKILEIPLLPENNMSASIDCAGILKLRNSDIELRKGETDIGRKNTRVRAVFRVHIPQANGKVLSLQVASIPIECSQRSAQELPQIEKFSPNCDSVMGGQELLINGPNITPESKVIFLEKGHDGRTQWEVDAKTVHEKSRDTSIVVKIPPYHKRILGSSVQVQFYVSNGKRKRSLVQRFTYVPAVQVKQEYESIEDTTTLGHTEQFSPLEQWLYSAGPVCVPSSSYSPMGSPYLSQHHHLDDASGVHPILHPVSQQFAKPSPYQGPQQSQSYSGQLNLPCNAVSMQGGRSSSVMSENVSSVLGIGYQNTPGSVHSMNQVSGQRHNEGHPSPTSFTTQCDPNSLNNYQSAQDSGDLGVFPKSSSSLEVLASATVPSTSHLNREVLVNPKSNASPSLAGTSETISSGASLNHSMDGRRHNIKQEPEKEKDLTFQSIGLQDITLDDVSEIIVRDLFQRPDSAPDGCS
- the nfatc3b gene encoding nuclear factor of activated T-cells, cytoplasmic 3 isoform X4 → MKGCTWSATVLVHPGTISSPDVGEDNGPSCFLFSALQQPVFQQHPELQCVTQTSHSQGPLTSSYVASSSGSNPVDSPSRVFDCPSIQITSIPTTCQQDLSAQQHGVHLEQEGASGSLTSRDQLYLPLDASYRDTSALCPSPCSSLSSRSWLSDASSCESFSHIYDDVEAELTEAAAGCRFTSPLVSPQGSPLPSPLASPQASPQVSPMVSPFGSPGCAYTEDPWSRYHQQQRPYSYSLSPHHSPYQSPRTSVNEDTWLSTRPQSSSSSKPSSRPTSPYGKRPYSSADGIPGSSSPHLSPTPSPSHSPRGSVTDETWLGSPAVMAGYFQACAPEMDIPSKTRRTFQGNSSQDCMALLPGHGDSGLEENNLVSPSLDSNIEVSLPTLKKEDIVEHYLSVPTPFTWGKPKQTHTPLFRSTSLPSLDCSLPSQYGQFELKLEVQPKPHHRAHYETEGSRGAIKTVCGRHPVVKLLGYNEKPVSLQMFIGTADDRHVRPHVFYQVHRITGKTVATLSQEMVISSTKILEIPLLPENNMSASIDCAGILKLRNSDIELRKGETDIGRKNTRVRAVFRVHIPQANGKVLSLQVASIPIECSQRSAQELPQIEKFSPNCDSVMGGQELLINGPNITPESKVIFLEKGHDGRTQWEVDAKTVHEKSRDTSIVVKIPPYHKRILGSSVQVQFYVSNGKRKRSLVQRFTYVPAVQVKQEYESIEDTTTLGHTEQFSPLEQWLYSAGPVCVPSSSYSPMGSPYLSQHHHLDDASGVHPILHPVSQQFAKPSPYQGPQQSQSYSGQLNLPCNAVSMQGGRSSSVMSENVSSVLGIGYQNTPGSVHSMNQVSGQRHNEGHPSPTSFTTQCDPNSLNNYQSAQDSGDLGVFPKSSSSLEVLASATVPSTSHLNREVLVNPKSNASPSLAGTSETISSGASLNHSMDGRRHNIKQEPEKEKDLTFQSIGLQDITLDDVSEIIVRDLFQRPDSAPDGCS
- the nfatc3b gene encoding nuclear factor of activated T-cells, cytoplasmic 3 isoform X2, with the protein product MNARIINRALHRASQFQPACFLPIVHPGTISSPDVGEDNGPSCFLFSALQQPVFQQHPELQCVTQTSHSQGPLTSSYVASSSGSNPVDSPSRVFDCPSIQITSIPTTCQQDLSAQQHGVHLEQEGASGSLTSRDQLYLPLDASYRDTSALCPSPCSSLSSRSWLSDASSCESFSHIYDDVEAELTEAAAGCRFTSPLVSPQGSPLPSPLASPQASPQVSPMVSPFGSPGCAYTEDPWSRYHQQQRPYSYSLSPHHSPYQSPRTSVNEDTWLSTRPQSSSSSKPSSRPTSPYGKRPYSSADGIPGSSSPHLSPTPSPSHSPRGSVTDETWLGSPAVMAGYFQACAPEMDIPSKTRRTFQGNSSQDCMALLPGHGDSGLEENNLVSPSLDSNIEVSLPTLKKEDIVEHYLSVPTPFTWGKPKQTHTPLFRSTSLPSLDCSLPSQYGQFELKLEVQPKPHHRAHYETEGSRGAIKTVCGRHPVVKLLGYNEKPVSLQMFIGTADDRHVRPHVFYQVHRITGKTVATLSQEMVISSTKILEIPLLPENNMSASIDCAGILKLRNSDIELRKGETDIGRKNTRVRAVFRVHIPQANGKVLSLQVASIPIECSQRSAQELPQIEKFSPNCDSVMGGQELLINGPNITPESKVIFLEKGHDGRTQWEVDAKTVHEKSRDTSIVVKIPPYHKRILGSSVQVQFYVSNGKRKRSLVQRFTYVPVQVKQEYESIEDTTTLGHTEQFSPLEQWLYSAGPVCVPSSSYSPMGSPYLSQHHHLDDASGVHPILHPVSQQFAKPSPYQGPQQSQSYSGQLNLPCNAVSMQGGRSSSVMSENVSSVLGIGYQNTPGSVHSMNQVSGQRHNEGHPSPTSFTTQCDPNSLNNYQSAQDSGDLGVFPKSSSSLEVLASATVPSTSHLNREVLVNPKSNASPSLAGTSETISSGASLNHSMDGRRHNIKQEPEKEKDLTFQSIGLQDITLDDVSEIIVRDLFQRPDSAPDGCS
- the nfatc3b gene encoding nuclear factor of activated T-cells, cytoplasmic 3 isoform X1, with amino-acid sequence MNARIINRALHRASQFQPACFLPIVHPGTISSPDVGEDNGPSCFLFSALQQPVFQQHPELQCVTQTSHSQGPLTSSYVASSSGSNPVDSPSRVFDCPSIQITSIPTTCQQDLSAQQHGVHLEQEGASGSLTSRDQLYLPLDASYRDTSALCPSPCSSLSSRSWLSDASSCESFSHIYDDVEAELTEAAAGCRFTSPLVSPQGSPLPSPLASPQASPQVSPMVSPFGSPGCAYTEDPWSRYHQQQRPYSYSLSPHHSPYQSPRTSVNEDTWLSTRPQSSSSSKPSSRPTSPYGKRPYSSADGIPGSSSPHLSPTPSPSHSPRGSVTDETWLGSPAVMAGYFQACAPEMDIPSKTRRTFQGNSSQDCMALLPGHGDSGLEENNLVSPSLDSNIEVSLPTLKKEDIVEHYLSVPTPFTWGKPKQTHTPLFRSTSLPSLDCSLPSQYGQFELKLEVQPKPHHRAHYETEGSRGAIKTVCGRHPVVKLLGYNEKPVSLQMFIGTADDRHVRPHVFYQVHRITGKTVATLSQEMVISSTKILEIPLLPENNMSASIDCAGILKLRNSDIELRKGETDIGRKNTRVRAVFRVHIPQANGKVLSLQVASIPIECSQRSAQELPQIEKFSPNCDSVMGGQELLINGPNITPESKVIFLEKGHDGRTQWEVDAKTVHEKSRDTSIVVKIPPYHKRILGSSVQVQFYVSNGKRKRSLVQRFTYVPAVQVKQEYESIEDTTTLGHTEQFSPLEQWLYSAGPVCVPSSSYSPMGSPYLSQHHHLDDASGVHPILHPVSQQFAKPSPYQGPQQSQSYSGQLNLPCNAVSMQGGRSSSVMSENVSSVLGIGYQNTPGSVHSMNQVSGQRHNEGHPSPTSFTTQCDPNSLNNYQSAQDSGDLGVFPKSSSSLEVLASATVPSTSHLNREVLVNPKSNASPSLAGTSETISSGASLNHSMDGRRHNIKQEPEKEKDLTFQSIGLQDITLDDVSEIIVRDLFQRPDSAPDGCS